The Coffea arabica cultivar ET-39 chromosome 4e, Coffea Arabica ET-39 HiFi, whole genome shotgun sequence genome includes a window with the following:
- the LOC113742914 gene encoding DCC family protein At1g52590, chloroplastic-like yields the protein MLTSQLMALILPAGCARLTVSPPAHVRFRRPRVPNTYAAISSPTRTAGDDAVDWVEATSSFFQQDSRPIMLFDGVCNLCNGGVKFVRDNDPQRRIRFEALQSEAGKKLLRRSGRAADDISSVVVVEKDRSYIKSEAVLKIMEYIDLPFPQLAFFLQFVPLFIRDFFYDNVANNRYTFFGRSDTCEL from the exons ATGCTAACTTCTCAACTCATGGCGCTCATCCTACCAGCTGGGTGTGCACGATTAACAGTGTCTCCTCCGGCGCATGTTAGATTCCGACGCCCCCGTGTTCCTAATACTTACGCGGCCATCTCCAGCCCAACTCGGACAGCCGGAGACGATGCGGTGGATTGGGTTGAGGCAACGTCTAGTTTCTTCCAACAAGATTCTCGGCCCATCATGTTATTCGACG GCGTATGCAACTTATGTAATGGAGGTGTGAAATTTGTCCGTGATAATGATCCACAAAG GAGAATCAGATTTGAAGCGCTACAGAGTGAAGCAGGCAAGAAACTGTTAAGAAGATCTGGACGAGCTGCCGATGATATTTCAAGCGTTGTAGTGGTTGAAAAAGACAG GTCTTATATCAAGTCAGAAGCTGTATTAAAGATCATGGAGTACATAGACTTGCCCTTTCCGCAGCTTGCTTTTTTCCTTCAGTTTGTTCCTCT TTTCATCCGAGATTTCTTCTATGACAACGTTGCAAATAATCGTTACACATTTTTCGGTCGCTCTGATACATGTGAACTGTAA
- the LOC113741856 gene encoding uncharacterized protein yields the protein MEWVAETVESIKSFQIRKALNDAVSFGMIISSALIIWKALMCITGSESPVVVVLTGSMEPGFKRGDILFLHMNNDPIRAGEIIVYNVDGRSIPIVHRVIKVHERKDTGEVNILTKGDANPGDDIGLYAPGQRWLEQRHIMGRAVGFLPYVGWVTIIMTEKPIVKYVLIGVLGLLVITSKD from the exons ATGGAGTGGGTTGCCGAAACTGTGGAATCAATAAAAAGTTTTCAAATTAGGAAGGCCCTCAACGACGCCGTCAGCTTTG GTATGATTATTAGTAGTGCGCTCATAATATGGAAGGCGTTAATGTGCATTACCGGGAGTGAATCTCCTGTAGTTGTTGTTCTTACTGGAAGCATGGAACCTGGTTTCAAGAGG GGAGACATTTTATTCTTGCACATGAACAATGATCCTATTAGAGCAGGAGAAATCATTGTTTACAATGTTGAT GGTCGTTCAATTCCAATTGTCCATCGCGTAATCAAG GTTCATGAACGAAAAGATACAGGAGAAGTTAACATCCTGACAAAAG GGGATGCCAATCCTGGTGATGACATAGGTTTATATGCTCCTGGACAGCGCTGGCTTGAGCAGCGCCATATAATGGGTAGAGCTGTGGG GTTCTTACCATATGTCGGCTGGGTGACCATCATTATGACTGAGAAACCCATTGTCAAG TATGTTCTCATTGGTGTATTGGGGTTACTTGTCATTACATCAAAAGACTGA